The Lycium ferocissimum isolate CSIRO_LF1 chromosome 10, AGI_CSIRO_Lferr_CH_V1, whole genome shotgun sequence genome window below encodes:
- the LOC132033148 gene encoding uncharacterized protein LOC132033148 has translation MEEKKEETVKGGELLFCGCTSWDAVGRRKHALENLVSPTRLRPLLGVDICFVAAGCASCHCVALDTEGRCYTWGRNEKGQLGHGDKITRDRPTVVSELSKHKIIRAAAGRSHTVVVTDDGQSFAFGWNKHGQLGTGSAKNEIEPSPVRCAVTEVKTTACGADFTVWLTSVEGASILTAGLPQYGQLGHGTDNEYNTKDSSVRLAYEAQPRPKPIAAFAGETIVKVACGTNHTVAVDKNGYVYTWGFGGYGRLGHREQKDEFAPRRVDVFTRQNVLPPDAVISAGSVNSACTAGGGQVYMWGKIKSTGDDSMYPKPLLDLSGWNLRCMDSGSMHHFVGADSSCISWGLAQCGELGYGPNGQKSSAVPKKVDILDGMHVISVACGFAHSMVVIDRTNVEDRLEQLDVYDGKASEEVGAEPVSESPVSQKATKKGPAKAPAKSNKRKKSKDASESEDEDENSDDDDESDDYEEKSNGRAKSSGSGRGKAAGKATAAKKGTGRGRGRPPSANKSAKPEAKVSTGKRGRPRKL, from the exons ATGGAGGAGAAGAAGGAAGAGACGGTGAAGGGAGGAGAGTTGTTGTTTTGTGGATGTACAAGTTGGGATGCAGTTGGTCGGCGCAAACATGCTCTTGAAAATTTGGTTTCTCCTACCAGACTTCGTCCTCTTCTTGGTGTTGACATTTGTTTTGTTGCTGCTGGttgcg CTTCTTGTCATTGTGTAGCATTAGATACTGAAGGCCGTTGCTATACATGGGGAAGGAATGAG AAAGGGCAGCTTGGTCATGGAGATAAAATTACACGTGATAGACCAACTGTTGTTTCAGAACTCTCCAA GCATAAAATTATTAGAGCTGCAGCTGGAAGGAGCCACACAGTGGTAGTTACGGATGACGGACAGTCCTTTGCTTTTGGTTGGAATAAACATGGGCAGCTTGGTACAGGTTCTGCAAAGAATG AAATTGAACCATCTCCAGTCCGATGTGCCGTCACTGAAGTCAAAACTACTGCTTGTGGGGCTGACTTTACTGTGTGGCTAACCTCAGTTGAAGGAGCTTCTATATT AACTGCTGGTCTGCCTCAGTATGGTCAGCTTGGTCATGGTACTGACAATGAG TATAATACCAAAGATAGCTCTGTAAGGCTAGCTTATGAAGCTCAACCCCGACCTAAACCTATAGCTGCTTTTGCTGGAGAAACTATAGTCAAAGTAGCTTGTGGAACAAATCACACAG TTGCAGTGGATAAGAACGGATATGTTTACAC GTGGGGATTTGGCGGATATGGGAG GCTAGGTCATAGAGAACAGAAGGACGAGTTTGCTCCTCGACGAGTTGATGTTTTTACGCGACAGAATGTCTTGCCTCCAGATGCAGTAATTTCAGCAGGTTCTGTGAACTCAGCATGTACTGCCG GAGGAGGACAGGTTTACATGTGGGGCAAAATAAAGAGCACCGGAGATGATTCGATGTATCCTAAACCTCTTCTGGATTTGAG TGGATGGAACCTGCGATGTATGGATTCTGGCAGTATGCACCACTTTGTTGGTGCTGATTCCTCTTGCATAAGTTGGGGCCTTGCACAGTGTGGGGAGCTGGGTTATGGACCAAATGGACAAAA ATCTTCCGCAGTTCCTAAGAAGGTAGACATTTTAGATGGCATGCATGTTATCAG TGTTGCTTGTGGATTTGCCCACTCCATGGTTGTGATCGATAGGACAAATGTTGAGGATCGACTTGAGCAG CTTGATGTATATGATGGCAAGGCTTCTGAGGAAG TGGGGGCAGAACCTGTCAGTGAATCTCCAGTTTCTCAAAAGGCTACCAAAAAGGGGCCCGCTAAGGCGCCTGCAAAGTcgaataaaaggaaaaagtcaAAAGATGCATCGGAATCTGAAGATGAGGATGaaaatagtgatgatgatgatgagagtGATGACTATGAGGAAAAATCTAATGGGCGAGCTAAGTCTTCGGGCAGTGGTCGAGGAAAGGCTGCTGGCAAAGCTACAGCAGCTAAAAAGGGCACTGGCCGTGGGAGGGGTCGGCCTCCATCAGCAAATAAAAGCGCCAAACCTGAAGCGAAAGTATCGACGGGTAAAAGAGGAAGGCCGAGGAAATTGTAG